The following are from one region of the Biomphalaria glabrata chromosome 12, xgBioGlab47.1, whole genome shotgun sequence genome:
- the LOC106061852 gene encoding monocarboxylate transporter 12-B-like gives MGDLFKGTSLDDEDHSFSQTATVPTEGMKNSERDCRAPDGGYGWLVVLGCFVMHIIIGGLDRSEGVFFLLLLDTFGESVQLTSWPGAVVCTLQLTLGPLANAFSTRYSVRASVMVGGVLASLGLILNSFATNIYFLFFTHAIIGGVGRGLAYTPGLSLVGLYFDKRVGLATGLGTSGVGLGTFVIVPLVHFFTVYYGYTGTYLIIGGLAAHLLVAAMLFRPPSFHYKFTRRHEYTTQNSTKNIPAEDLEQENFIHEKHDPETNSGFISNDKDLIPHPDPYSVIKTQQKQERRLCTRMSHSIVSSMQICFPRDNYRESKENSRKLFHLYLLKKPPFTLFCISIWLFTMAFRAAFTFMPALVKSKGISESEAAMALSVAGAVDSLGRILSGLILDTTLLRPYRPVLYTLIIFGVAAVAFVLPTLNSIASFCVFCALYGFFTGAFISQKSVILVDILEPKHVSNSLGLLIGFQGFGNLLGPPLAGYLKDNLGTFDEAFYLGGGLLAVSGVLMLISNCFLRFDKRKKRKCLSISARH, from the coding sequence ATGGGTGACTTGTTTAAGGGAACTTCGCTTGATGATGAAGATCATAGTTTTTCTCAAACAGCTACAGTGCCCACAGAAGGCATGAAAAACAGCGAGAGAGATTGCAGGGCTCCAGACGGAGGCTACGGCTGGTTGGTGGTGCTCGGCTGCTTTGTCATGCACATCATCATTGGAGGCCTGGACAGAAGTGAAGGCGTCTTCTTCCTGCTCCTCCTCGACACCTTCGGGGAGAGCGTCCAGCTGACGTCGTGGCCAGGGGCGGTAGTGTGTACCCTGCAACTAACGCTTGGCCCGCTGGCTAACGCATTCAGCACCCGCTACAGCGTCAGGGCGTCTGTCATGGTGGGCGGCGTCCTCGCCAGCCTTGGGCTCATCCTCAACTCTTTCGCCACCAACATCTACTTTCTCTTCTTCACCCACGCCATCATTGGCGGCGTCGGCAGAGGGCTCGCCTACACTCCTGGACTATCACTAGTTGGCCTTTACTTCGACAAAAGAGTAGGACTGGCGACTGGACTTGGTACATCCGGTGTTGGACTAGGGACATTTGTCATTGTCCCCCTGGTGCACTTTTTTACTGTCTACTACGGTTACACGGGGACCTACCTTATCATTGGAGGTTTAGCAGCTCACCTCCTTGTAGCCGCAATGCTGTTTCGGCCTCCTAGTTttcattataaatttactcGACGACACGAATATACAACACAAAACTCGACGAAGAACATTCCAGCCGAGGATCTCGAGCAAGAAAATTTTATACATGAGAAACATGACCCAGAGACCAATTCGGGCTTTATTTCAAATGACAAAGACTTAATTCCTCATCCAGACCCCTACAGTGTAATTAAAACACAACAAAAGCAAGAAAGACGACTCTGTACCAGAATGTCTCATTCAATAGTTTCCTCAATGCAAATTTGTTTTCCGCGAGACAATTACAGAGAAAGCAAAGAAAATTCCAGAAAGCTCTTTCATTTGTATCTGCTTAAGAAACCCCCGTTTACACTTTTCTGCATAAGCATCTGGCTTTTTACCATGGCTTTTAGGGCAGCTTTCACCTTTATGCCTGCTCTAGTCAAATCTAAAGGCATCTCCGAGTCGGAAGCCGCCATGGCACTTTCCGTAGCGGGAGCAGTGGACAGCCTTGGCAGAATTTTATCCGGACTTATTCTGGACACGACACTTCTTCGTCCTTACCGCCCAGTCTTGTACACCTTGATCATTTTTGGTGTGGCTGCTGTCGCTTTTGTCTTGCCCACCTTGAACAGCATAGCATCTTTCTGCGTCTTCTGCGCATTATACGGATTCTTCACTGGCGCTTTCATCTCTCAGAAATCTGTGATCTTGGTGGACATTTTGGAGCCGAAGCATGTGTCCAACTCCCTTGGCCTTCTGATCGGGTTCCAAGGCTTTGGCAACCTCCTGGGACCACCTCTGGCGGGCTACCTAAAAGACAACCTTGGCACCTTTGACGAGGCGTTTTATCTTGGGGGTGGTCTCTTAGCAGTGTCTGGGGTTTTAATGCTAATCAGTAATTGCTTTTTACGATTtgacaaaagaaagaaacggAAATGCCTATCAATATCTGCAAGACATTAG